A stretch of DNA from Lotus japonicus ecotype B-129 chromosome 4, LjGifu_v1.2:
TGAAGGAAATAATTTTATCAAGGGCATGCAAGGCCAAACCTTACCATCCTAGACAGTCTCTTTCTTGCTTAATGCTGCGATCACTTTGCTCAACCAAACTCAGCGTTGGAATTGGACAGAATAGGAACCAGTGTTTGGATCTTTGACTGTTTTAAAGTTGTCCACACTCATACCAAAGCGGCCTAAGACAGAGTTGCCCATTTCTTTCAGTTTCGCTGCAAATGATGATAGTGAAACATACTCAGTATAACTTGAAAAGTAAGTGATATAGAAACATTGTTATGAACTATTCACAAGCTAAGGTAACACTTAGATTTCTAGAACAGAATAACAAATATACAATGACAAAAAATACAGAACAAGTAATAAGCTAAGATGTATATGTGGTGGTTCAGCACCCGAAGAGCAACTAAGAAGAATCCAAGCCAATTCATTAGTTTTTCTTGAATAAAGCACTTTCCACCTCATTCTAAAATATCAAATAGTACATATAATCAGATAATCCTTGTGTTTTGCCTCCAAAATTCCCAAACAACAAAAACCAGCTCAATGTCCTCACAAAGAATACAAACATTCTAAGTACTCTACAAAGGCAATACATGTATGCAGGTTGAAATGCAGTCAGATTGCAGTCATTCAACAATCTGAGTTGCACAATTCATGTGTAGAAAAAATCAATAAGTACATCTATCAATGACCTGGGTATCCCCCAGTGCTTAAAATATCTTAACAAGGTATCCATAGATTCAATTGATAAAACAGTTTCTTCCAGAAAATGTCTAATTTGACTCAAGAAGATTTGGATTTTGTTTCACCTATATGAACCACTTGAAAACAAGTTCATGTTAAGAATCAATAGACACATAACAAGGTGTACTAAAACATAGACAGTGTTTACAGCACAACTCAATACTATATTACTGAGACAAATAAGCCGAGAAACTGTCACACTAGTTTTGTAACACGGAGTGGGAAAGAAAGGAACGGAATAATTGAAGTTAGAAAAGAgcacaaaaatatttttcttttttgaggtgccctttcaaactcactctggCATCGTTCACCACTTTATTTGTCCAATCACTCGTTATCAAAAAGGAAAATCTGAATGTAAGCATAAGAAAACGGGGGAAGTGCGTCTAACCCTCCTTGCTCATGCTTCTTTACCTCATAACTTCTGCTGTTTTCCTCATCAATTTTCTACCTATTGCATCTCTGAAGTTTGATGTCCCCTTCCTTCATCTCTTCGACAAGTCCCCTGACTACGGTTTCCTAGACATGTTTAGGTATACCTGTTTTTCAGTCCTTCAGCCATATAATAAAAGTAGTTACTTTTTTATCTACAAATTGTACTTCCATTGGTTATTCTCGCTAAAGGTTATAAATGTTTGTCTCCAAATGGTCGGATCTACATCTCTAAAGATGTTCTTTTTTATGCATTAGCTTTCCCTACTCCACTTTTGAACAAACCAGAGCACCCTCTCCATCTACTCTCTCCGATTCTCCAAAGCCCAGATACAGCATCTATACTGATAGAGCTCTTAGTGAGGGTGGGGCCACAGCCAATGAGACCAGGCCCAAAGGATGGAAAGTATATGTGAGAAAGAATAAGAGAGGGGAATCTTAGGAGGGTGAGCTGGCACAAGTTAGTTACGGCCTTTGCGGGTAGGAAGGGTGTGAGAGGTGCGTAAGGCTGAGTGGAGATTCTCATATAAGCTTTCTGTTAGAATGAGAAGGACGAGGATGAGAAATAGGTTGTTAAGAGTAGAGTGAAGAGAGTCTCTTCTTCTACAGGAGTCTTACTCTGGGGCAATAGCAGTAGCTATTGCATTTCTGTTTCTTCTATTTCAGTATTAATCAAAGTGTTTCCTTATTCTCATACCTTGTTCTCTATTTCTGTATTTTGGTTCTCATcaaattggtccgacctgccggatcaATTTCTTGTCCAAACGAGTAGCAACAGCGATGGGGTGGGAAATTCAAGCCACACCAGAGATGCGAATTCTGTTGGGAGATGGAAGCAAGGTGATGGCCAGCGGTAAGGTTGAACATGTGGGAGTGGAAATTGGTGATTACACAACCACGGTAGAGACAATCCTATTTGATTTGGATGGTATTGACTTGGTTTTGGGAGTAACGTGGCTGATTACCCTTGGAGACATGCTAGTCAATTGGGGGAGACAAACCATGAAATTTCAGCTTGCTGGGAAGTGGTTCTTTTTGCAAGGACAGAAGGGAATACAGCATAAACAGTGGGCTTTGCAGAGCATTTTTGGCCAAAATGAGGAGCACGAAGGTGAGAGCAAAGAGCTGCAAGCAGCGCATACTACTAAGAACACCAAAGAAGTTTCAGGACTCTCTGAGAAACAGCTTCATCAGTTGGAATCACTCCTCAGTCGTTTCGAGGACATTTTTAGGGAGACCATGGGATTACCTCCAAGGCGGCAGAAAGATCACCAGATTAATCTTGTAGCAGGACAAGGGCCGGTGAATGTGAGGCCATACAGGTACTCCCATCACCATAAGGACGAGATAGAAAAACAAGTCAGGGACATGTTGAAATCAGGAATCATTAGACACAGTCAAAGCGCCTTCTCCAGCCCCGTCATCTTAGTGAAGAAAAAGGATAGGTCATGGCGCATGTGTGTGGACTACCGCGAGTTGAACAAGGCAACGATCCCTGACAAATTCCCAATTCCAGTGATAGACGAGTTATTGGATGAACTTCATGGGGCTCGCTACTTCTCCAAGCTTGACCTCAAGTCGGGTTATCACCAAGTGTTGGTGAAAGAGGAAGATGTACACAAAACTGCATTCCGTACCCACGAAGGGCACTATGAATACCTTGTGATGCCCTTCGGTTTGATGAATGCCCCTTCCACCTTTCAAGCGTTGATGAATGAAGTCTTCCGCGACCTTTTGCGTCGGAGTGTACTTGTTTTCTTCGATGACATCCTCGTGTACAGCTCGGATTGGGATCTGCACTTGCAACATTTGACCATGGTATTTGAGAGACTACGTGCACAGCGTTTGGTGGCGAATCGTAAAAAGTGCACTTTTGCCCAGAATTCTGTAGAGTATCTGGGTCATGTGGTTTCACAGGAGGGAGTGGCAATGGACCCTAGCAAGGTGCAAAGCATCACCTCATGGCCAGTACCTAAGAATGTAAAAGGGGTACGTGGTTTTCTCGGGTTGACTGGATACTATCGCAAGTTTGTGCGAGATTATGGTAAGATCGCTAGGCCACTGACTGAACTTACAAAAAAAGAAGGTTTCAAATGGACTTCACAAGCTCAGCAGGCATTTGACACACTCAAAGCACGAATGGTGACTGAACCTGTACTTGCATTACCAAATTTCTCTCAACCTTTCACTATAGAGAGTGATGCTTCCGGGAATGGGGTAGGAGCCATACTTCTCCAGCAAGGCAGACCCATAGCCTACTTTAGTAAAGCCTTGAGTGCTCGCAATCTGTCCAAATCTGCTTATGAGAAAGAATTGATGGCCATCGTTCTAGCAGTGCAACATTGGCGACCATATTTGTTGGGGAGACAGTTTACTGTATATACTGATCAAAAGAGTCTACGCCAATTGCTCCACCAAAGAATCACAACCGTAGACCAGCAGAATTGGGCCGCCAAGCTCCTAGGATATCGTTTTGACATTGTGTACAAACCCGGCCCAACGAATAAGGGAGCAGATGCTTTGTCTCGTAGATTTGAAGACGGTGAATTCCAGTCCATTGTCTCCTATCCTCaatggtcagaaggcaaagaaTTGGTTCAAGAGGCCCATCAAGATGCTAAGTTGGCCTCGATCATTGCTGCGATACAATTGGATCCTTCCAGTAAACCTGGCTATACTTATGATCAGGGGGTTTTGTATTATGAAAATCGCCTTGTAATCTCTGCTTCATCTCGCTGGATCCCTCAACTCCTCAGCGAATTTCATGCCACACCGCAGGGTGGGCATTCGGGTTTCTACCGCACATATCGCAGGATTGCTGCAAATATGTATTGGATTGGCATGAAGGGGATGGTTCAACAGTTTGTCAAGGCCTGTGATGTGTGTCAAAGGCAAAAATACTTAGCTACCTCACCAGGGGGTCTGCTCCAACCGCTACCAATTCCGGAGAAGATATGGGATGAGCTTTCCATGGATTTCATAACAGGTTTGCCCAAGGTCAGAGGAACTGATACAGTGTTTGTGGTGGTTGATCGACTGTCCAAGTATGCACATTTCATTCCTTTGCGCCACCCTTTCTCTGCCAGAGGTGTGGCAGAAGCTTTTGCCAAAGAGGTCGTGCGTTTACATGGAGTTCCTCGATCCATAGTAAGCGACCGGGACCCCATCTTTGTCAGCAACTTCTGGGTTGAGCTTTTTAAGTTACAAGGGACACATCTGACTATGAGTACCGCGTACCATCCTGAGACGGATGGACAAACTGAAGTCATTAATCGTTGCTTAGAGACGTATCTTCGTTGTTTCATCGCGGACCAACCGCGCACATGGCTCTACTGGCTACCCTGGGCGGAGTATTGGTACAATACCACCTACCATGCGTCCACGGGAGTGACTCCTTTCGAGGTAGTCTATGGTCGTGCCCCTCCCACCTTGCTCCGTTTTACTGTTGGGGAAACGAAAGTGGAAGCTGTAGCTCGAGAGCTGTTGGACAGAGATGAGGCACTGCGTCAATTGAAAAGTCACCTCCTTCGAGCTCAAGGATATATGAAATCTCAGGCTGATAAGAAGCGCACAGAGAAGCACTTCGACGTGGGTGAGTGGGTCTTCGTGAAACTTCGACCCCACCGCCAACAATCTGTGGCACAACGCATCAACCCAAAGCTATCCCCACGGTATTATGGCCCTTTTGAAGTGCTTGAGCGCATAGGAGCTGTGGCTTACAAGCTTCGCCTTCCCCAAACATCTCGCATCCATCCCGTGTTTCATGTGTCTCTTCTAAAGAAAGCAATCGGGAATTATCAGGTTGAGAAAGAACTTCCAGAGGGCCTTGCGGGAGAATTGCCACCATCAGTGGAACCCAGCACGGTGCTCGCTGCCCGCACCATCCAACAACAAGGGGAAACTGTGAAGCAATATCTCGTTCAGTGGAATGGCAAGTCTGCAGATGAAGCCACTTGGGAAGATGAGTTGACTATTTTAAATCAGTTTCCCGCcttcaaccttgaggacaaggttgttCCTCAAGCCGGTGGAATTGATAGAGCTCTTAGTGAGGGTGGGGCCACAGCCAATGAGACCAGGCCCAAAGGATGGAAAGTATATGTGAGAAAGAATAAGAGAGGGGAATCTTAGGAGGGTGAGCTGGCACAAGTTAGTTACGGCCTTTGCGGGTAGGAAGGGTGTGAGAGGTGCGTAAGGCTGAGTGGAGATTCTCATATAAGCTTTCTGTTAGAATGAGAAGGACGAGGATGAGAAATAGGTTGTTAAGAGTAGAGTGAAGAGAGTCTCTTCTTCTACAGGAGTCTTACTCTGGGGCAATAGCAGTAGCTATTGCATTTCTGTTTCTTCTATTTCAGTATTAATCAAAGTGTTTCCTTATTCTCATACCTTGTTCTCTATTTCTGTATTTTGGTTCTCATCATATACCTCCTACCCCCATCCCTCCTCCAATTCCCTCTTCACCCCCTGCATCTGCATCCCCATCTTCTACCACAAGCAACTCTCAGCAGCTGAGATTCTGTGAATCCAGCCCTAGGAACTACAAGTTCATTCCAGCATACCAGTTGTTTACTATGATAATTTGAGCAGTTATAATTTCGCTCTCCCACAATCCTATTCTTCATACTAGAGCAAAGCAAATAGAGTTTGATAAATTTTTTGTCAGAGAGAAGGTTCTCAATACAAGCTTTACAGTTTCTCATGTTCCAGAAGAAGATCAACTTGCCGTCCAGACCTCCTCACCATACACCTCTCCAAGCTACTGTTCACCATAAAAGGGTGTTTGATCCTTTTCATATCTATAAACCACCTGGGTCTGTTTGTGGGGGTGGGGAAGCATGTTAGTGCAGCTGTCAACATAGCAAAATTGCACGTGTTCAATACACCTAATCACATATAATGACTATCTATTAGCTTGATAATAGTTAGAAATTGTTTGTTTCTGATACAACAGTCTACTGTAACTGTCAATACAGTTGCATCGGATGCAACTTCTCTGTAGTCTAGAATaccaaacaaatacttcacctCTCTCCCCCTTCTATTCTCTCTGAATTTGCTTGCTGCTTGAGACCTATATCTAATGAACATACATGAATGGTTTTTGTATTACATACATTTACATTATATATCTAACAATGAAGAACACAAGTAATGCAACGGAAGCATGCCTACACACCACCCtacgaaaaaaatatatatattttgaaaaaatcaaaaagataaaaaagACTTACGGTTGGAAATACTATTCTGGGATAGaatatttctttctttattttcttctgTAAATTTTATCGTGATATAGTGTAGTTATTACGACAGGTGATCATTATTTTTTCCTTATTTCCACAAATTAAGATTCGTGTACAATAGCCTATAAAATTACTAGTTTTCAAACCCTTTCAAGTCTTACCAATCATTTCTTCCTTCATCTTTTCCCGTTTTTCTGCAGCAAGGGGCTCAAGTCGCCGAATGGCTTTCCTAGCTTGATCATTTGAGGGATCAATTTCTAAGATCTTTTTGAGATCTGCAAATTATTgttaaagaaaaattaagaaaagaaaatcagtGAGGTAAAAGAGATGGTTATGAATGAGTAAAATATGTAACTGAGGGCTATTAGAGTGCAAAACACACAGTCATGCATGTATATAACTATATATTAAGGGCCAAAATAAAAGGATAATCAGAATAGCCTCCCTTAAGTTAGCACTTATTACACCTGACACCCTTCTTATTTAAGAAATTGCACCTCCCTTAATAATTTACAAAAGGAAAAACAGTATTACATAAAGTAGGGAAGGTAGGTGTAATTCCTTAAACAAGGAAGGCAGTCCAGTGCAAGAATAAAACATAAAGTAAGAGATGCAGTATAATTTCCCAACTTCATAGCAGGGTCAGGTGTAATAAGTGCAAACCTCAGAGGAGTTTGGCAACCCCTCAACCTCATATGAAATTTGAACTCACCAGCAAGGGCCTCTTCAAAATGCTCAAGCTTTTCATGGGCCTCTCCTCTTCTTACCAAAGCTTTGACATATGTAGGATTCAGTTCTAATGCCTTTGTGCATTCTTTaattgtgttttcatattttccCTGAGGTATATTTGACACGTGTCAAAGAAAATCAAGCAATCCACTCAATCAATTACAAATATGATAAGAGGGGGCACAGAGATGATCTAAAGACTCCATAGCAACTTAATCTAAAACAAAAATTCGTAAAATGTTAACACATACGATTAAAAAGATGAAAAACATAGGTAAATAAGAATAAGGTATCTAGCTTCCATTCTTATTGTCTTTTTCTTAAACAGACCCCACTTGATTGAAGCAAACTGAGGGATCAAATTTGGCTCAAATTTATTACCTTAGGAAACTAATATACCCCAGCTAACTTCTAGTAAATTAATATCTATCCTCAAATTTGAAGTCTACAAGAAACTTGGTTGATGCTCATCaatttaactatttttttaaaacccACGTTAACATGCTTATGGTTGGATCATATTGCTCACAACTCTTAGGTTGCCACTTTTCCTATATACTAGTTATGAGAAAGGattaaaaattaatgaaaatttataTTGAACAAATAATACAcaaataaaaatcaattttagctTTGAATTCATTAGTATGTAACAGAAAAGATAAACCAACTATGAACTTCAACCTATAATGCAAACATAGAAATGTCGGGAACCGAGATAGACCACTATGAATAATCTGTCTAGCAATcaaaaaatgaaatcaatagTTCATCGTGTTGCTGAAAATTGATATTGCCATTAACAGCATAAAAGAAGGCCATACTAGTTTGAGAAAGCACACAGCACTGTTTGAATGGCAAATTGATCGGATTTCCACAGATGAAGGCATGTCTGGCGCAACTTGTAAAGCAAGTTCATACTGCACCAATGCCTCCTCATACTTCCCTTCCAGAAAAAGCTTGTTCCCTTCTGTCTTTGCTTCATTCGCTTCAACCAATGCTTTCTGATACATAAGAAACCACACTCAATCACTGATCGAAGCGAAAAACGTAAATTACCAAAACCCTAAATTTTGAAATCAAACCTGATTCGATTCTTCGTCATTGATCGAGGCAACGTCGGAGGAAATGATGCTTGGAGGATCACCCTGCTCCTGCTCTTGCTCTTGCTCTACCTGCTTCTGCTGCTGGTCCTCTTCCTCCTGATGGTGCTGCTGCGGTTGTTCGGCATGTTTGTGGTCTTCCAGTCTGATATCGTCGGCGTCGCTGGCGAGATCGGTGTCGCTGGCGGTTTCGAAGCCGTCGGAAGCATCGTTGGCGGTGGTGGAGGGGTTGGCGTTGCGATCATGAGTGTCGTGGTGCTCAATCACTACCATCTTCTCGAAGTTTCGCTACTGGAATAAGCGATTCTCTGTCGCACaaagaaaattaataatttgATCTTGGTTTATAAGATATGAGGTCGGACTTTTTTTATAATcgacataataataatatgcaattttttgtattcttcatttttttttttgacagcaaaaaaaaagagttaaaaAATGatgcaattaaaaaaaaatgagttaGTAGATTTTAGgaaactcaatttttttttaacagttACTGCAATATATGAAACGGGGGCATAGAAGCAAAAATGTCTGCGGTTATAAAAGCATCAACTTCAGGTGGGACCTCCTCAATCCACACACAAACGACGAATAAGGAGGCATTCCTAGCCAAAAAGTCAGCTACAGTATTGCCAGAACGGCGAACAAACGAAAGGGAAATAAAATCGGAAAAACgacaaaattgaaaacaatcattaagaatagtaaaaaaaaaatcattcaggCAAATGAGGATTTATGTCAACGTTGAACgcatatataaatttatgtatATTGGATTTGTTTTTGTCTTAATGGGGAAGTATTACTATTGGCGACATTGTGATTTTTTGATAGATTTGGACGCTTGAAGAATATCACATCTAAGCCCAAGAGGGTTGTTTCAGGTCCAAAGTGGATGAATGATTATATTTAAGTCTAGTTAGAAGCCCACCTTACTATATTTCCTTAAAGAAGCGGCCTTTTCACTTGTATAGCTTAGATGAATGATAGGTTTACCCTTAGTCCTAACAAAAATTGAATGAACTTTGATCTCTTCTGGTACCTTCCTCTCTATATAATTGTTACCTAACCATAGTACTAAGTTTTGGATGGAAAACACTCCTATCATTTTTCTTactaaagtttgatttttaAACCCCACTTAAATTTCTTTTGTCTATGTTTTTAGCTCAATTTTACAACTCTTGACATATAGGTATTTATGGTCAAAGATGTGATTTTGATTTGCAGTATCAATTGTAATTCTTATAAAGAAAAAGTTTAAAGTACCTTTGTTTTTAGTGTCAGAGATGTAGGTTCAACGCATGGAGGTGTGGGGAATGTCCACAGAAAGGAATATACATGCAAAATACAGTATGACGCTTAAGACAGTTTCTAGATCAAAGAGAGAAACTTAAAGTCTTAGAAGAATATTCACTGAGAAAAATGAGTAAGACTTATGTAATTTAaagatatttataaaatatggTATGAAGTTGAATAACTTAACTTTAATGAAGTCTTCGTAAATGACTTTCAAGACAATGGTCGCACTACTTTACTTGATTAGCTATTTTGATGGAATAAATCTCACTTTGATCTTCCTTGATCTTTTAACATGACATTCACTCGGTTGTGAATCTTTATAATAATTCTTTAGAAAGATATTAAACCTTATGACTACTTTGGCCAAAACAGCAGTTACAAAATTGCTTGATACAAAATTGCTTATGCAACACATCAGCTCTGAAATAGcttatgttattaatttttttaatatattacaaATTATCCAGTGTAGTGAATAAGTCCCCGATTTGATATAGTACTCTAACCAAGTCAAATAACCGTTCGAATTTAATATCATTGGAATTGGAATTTGGAAGAAATCATGCCATCTAGTATGCACGATAGACAACATCTAAATCGACAAGATAATCATACAAAATCACTAATTGGCAGggataacaaaaaataattcaagCACAGAGATTGCGATCTACTATGCACCAAGTTGTGTTGACAAAGTAAAGTTCACAAGAATACAAGCTTCACGAATTTCATTATATTTTGTTTCTTTCTATCTTAATTTTTACATGACGCTTAAATTGATATAACCAAAACTATAAATAAATACTTTAATAAAAAAGTATATATGTAcacatattattaattaaataattactcAAAGTTAACACATTTTAGAGGAGTTACATTACAACTTTACAAACATAATgaaacaaaattttaattttaattaaactaAATTCTATTTTTCGATGTGGGAAAAAAATTTCACACACACTAAACtctattatatacattaaagtAAGCACATAAATGTCAATGCAGGTTACTTACTTAGAATACTTTCTTAATTAACGAGTGGTTGGTTCGAGTGGTACATCCGTACATGCTTGAATTTCCTTAAAAAATGTCTCTGGTTCGAGTCttgtaaatagaaaaaaaaaattgttggaaAAATTAGCCTTACCGTGATATAAATATTTCCGACTCAAACAGAATTGTGTCTAGAAGAAGATACATCCTTTTTGTACCTTCTTAAGTAGTAGAAAATTGTAAACATGAACCAGAAACAAATTAAGCAAAATCAAACATTTCCATTGAAAGCAAAAGTAGCTTGAATGCTtgtttggtgatttgtcttATGATAACAGATGTCTTAACAACAACCCTGTTCTCCGCGTCCTGTCTTCAAATCAAAGTATCAAACCACCACCGATCCAAACCTCCGATGACACATGTTCCATCCCCAACAAGATTTCATTTTTCTGTAACCCTTTATACCTCATTCCATTTTCTGCATCTGGGTCTCTTCCTCTCCCTCCAAAATTAAATCTTTCCATCTGGGCCATTGAGTTTTGCCTCTAGGGTTGATTGGTGCTTGTTGAGATGCTAGTTGTTGATTCATGTTCCTCTGTGATTGCATGAACCGTGATGGCTTTGGATTTGGAATGTCACAATGAGTGCTTTGAATAGAAGCATTTCCTTCAACAGGGCTGCATCTTTCAATCGGAAGACTTTAAGCGTTGGAAGTCCTAGAGTTAATGTTAGCCATAACCGATTCGGATGTGTTTCTCTCAGGCTTCAGGTTCTTGTGATTATTGGTTCTGTGATTTCCTTCTTTGTAGCGGTTGGTGGTGGCTACATGTATTTGCTTCCTAGTCTCAGGCTAGCGTTTTTTCATAACCAAGCTCTCATTTCAGATAACAACAATGGATCAGTGAGGAACTGTGATGTGTTTGATGGAAGCTGGGTCCAGGTTCCTGATTCCCCTTTGTATAATGCTACAGAGTGTCCTTTTGTGGAACAAGGATTTGATTGTTTAGAGAATGGGAGGGATGACATGGATTATCTTACATGGAGGTGGAAGCCTAAAGGttgtgaaattccaaggtttgaTGTGCGTGGAGTTTTGGAAATGCTGAGAAGCAAAAGGGTTGTTTTTGTTGGTGATTCAATGAGTAGAACTCAGTGGGAGTCTCTGATTTGTATGCTGATGGCTGGGGTGGAGGATAAGGAGAGTGTTTATGAAGTGAATGGGAATAGGATAACAAAGAGGATTAGATTCTTAGGTGTCAGGTTCAGTGCCTTCAATTTCACCATTGAGTTTTTTCGCTCTGTTTTCCTGGTGCAGCAGGGGAAGGTGCCTTGGCATGCACCAAAGAGGGTGAAATCAACACTTTTGTTGGACAAGTTAGATGATATAAGTGACCAGTGGATTAATTCTGATATTCTTATATTCAACACTGGACATTGGTGGGTGCCATCTAAGCTTTTTGATCTGTAAGCTTCCCTTCCTTATCACATCTTAATAGTAAGCCTATTAGTGTTGTTATTTGTGACCATATCTGTTATAGTTGATTCTACTGCAATTCATTGGAAATTTTTACTTAGAGGTTTTGTTTTAAGGGGAAAACTGTTTACCAAAAAGGAAGTTTACATAACAGTTTGCTTAATACCTCATAATAGCTTTTGTTCTCTTATTAGGTCTAGGGGTATGATTTTGCTGTTCTTGAATGTCATTGTATAAAAGAGGTAATGTAAGCTATGGTTTTAGAGTTTTAGATGCATGAGCTGCCAAAATGCTGTCGTTTtgttattaaatgaaatataccTCCAGAGATGTGATGATTCTTTCCTTGCCAATTCTTGGAAATCAAGATGATTGACCCTTCGATTTTGTCTTCTTATTTATGCTCACTTGGAATTGTTGTTGTTAGTGGGGTATTGTAGGACCCTCATATATATCAGAAGAAAACCATGCAGTGAACTTATATAATAGTCATCATTTATCAAACATTCATTCAATTTCTAATTGTTAGGCATGATCTGTGTTTTCATATGAAGTCCTTTTTTTTGGGGTTCCTGTTTAAACTGGTCCTCTTCTTGCATTCACCAGAGGATGCTTTTTCAAGGTTGGAAACTCTCTGAAGCTTGGGATGTCTATTCCTGATGCCTTTAAAATTGCACTTGAAACTTGGACATCATGGGTTGAGAGAAAGATTGATAAAAATAGAACTCGCGTCTATTTTAGAACTTTTGAGCCATCTCACTGGAGGTATTCCTACGATTTTGGTAACATAATGCTCTATTATAGTAGCTTTCTTATTTACATAACTGCTTAACACTATCTATTTTCTGGGTAAGGCCTTCCTAATAAGCTAGAACTATATTCTGTTATCTTGTTCTGCAGTTTTTTTCACTTCAAGCTAATCCTACGTAGAATACTGTGCTCTCAGTTTCAAGGAACTCTATGCTGTGGATTTCCTAACCTTCGAAATCTCGCATGTTGGTTATGCCTTCTGTATAACTCTATATCAACAATTATTTATCCAGCTTTCATTTCTGCTGCAGTGATTCTACCCGTAGGACTTGCAATGTGACCCAGTACCCGTCATTAGAAACTGATGGAAGGGATCAAAGCTTGTTTTCAGACATTGCTTTGGAAGTTGTGA
This window harbors:
- the LOC130711306 gene encoding protein trichome berefringence-like 7 isoform X2, with the translated sequence MSALNRSISFNRAASFNRKTLSVGSPRVNVSHNRFGCVSLRLQVLVIIGSVISFFVAVGGGYMYLLPSLRLAFFHNQALISDNNNGSVRNCDVFDGSWVQVPDSPLYNATECPFVEQGFDCLENGRDDMDYLTWRWKPKGCEIPRFDVRGVLEMLRSKRVVFVGDSMSRTQWESLICMLMAGVEDKESVYEVNGNRITKRIRFLGVRFSAFNFTIEFFRSVFLVQQGKVPWHAPKRVKSTLLLDKLDDISDQWINSDILIFNTGHWWVPSKLFDLDSTRRTCNVTQYPSLETDGRDQSLFSDIALEVVKNVTSPINVLHVTSMSAFRSDAHVGNWSDNPTIQDCSHWCLPGVPDMWNEIILSQLFTEYEIPFQQMESHD
- the LOC130710864 gene encoding uncharacterized protein LOC130710864, giving the protein MVVIEHHDTHDRNANPSTTANDASDGFETASDTDLASDADDIRLEDHKHAEQPQQHHQEEEDQQQKQVEQEQEQEQGDPPSIISSDVASINDEESNQKALVEANEAKTEGNKLFLEGKYEEALVQYELALQVAPDMPSSVEIRSICHSNSAVCFLKLGKYENTIKECTKALELNPTYVKALVRRGEAHEKLEHFEEALADLKKILEIDPSNDQARKAIRRLEPLAAEKREKMKEEMIAKLKEMGNSVLGRFGMSVDNFKTVKDPNTGSYSVQFQR
- the LOC130711306 gene encoding protein trichome berefringence-like 7 isoform X1, which produces MSALNRSISFNRAASFNRKTLSVGSPRVNVSHNRFGCVSLRLQVLVIIGSVISFFVAVGGGYMYLLPSLRLAFFHNQALISDNNNGSVRNCDVFDGSWVQVPDSPLYNATECPFVEQGFDCLENGRDDMDYLTWRWKPKGCEIPRFDVRGVLEMLRSKRVVFVGDSMSRTQWESLICMLMAGVEDKESVYEVNGNRITKRIRFLGVRFSAFNFTIEFFRSVFLVQQGKVPWHAPKRVKSTLLLDKLDDISDQWINSDILIFNTGHWWVPSKLFDLGCFFKVGNSLKLGMSIPDAFKIALETWTSWVERKIDKNRTRVYFRTFEPSHWSDSTRRTCNVTQYPSLETDGRDQSLFSDIALEVVKNVTSPINVLHVTSMSAFRSDAHVGNWSDNPTIQDCSHWCLPGVPDMWNEIILSQLFTEYEIPFQQMESHD